The following coding sequences lie in one Flagellimonas eckloniae genomic window:
- a CDS encoding LysM peptidoglycan-binding domain-containing protein translates to MSAKAKYQAVLDLGQELGIKDGDVSEDGGVLKIKGVANTPYEKNAIWDKIKEIGGQSPSDVKANISVADDSVYHRHTVKSGESLSKIAKHYYGDAMKYNKIFDANTNILKNPDVIHPDQVLVIPNI, encoded by the coding sequence ATGAGTGCAAAAGCAAAATATCAAGCAGTTTTAGATTTAGGACAAGAATTAGGCATAAAGGACGGTGATGTATCTGAAGATGGAGGGGTTCTAAAAATTAAGGGAGTGGCCAACACGCCTTATGAAAAAAATGCTATTTGGGACAAAATCAAGGAGATTGGTGGTCAAAGCCCTTCTGATGTTAAGGCAAACATTTCTGTTGCCGACGATTCTGTCTATCACAGACATACGGTAAAAAGTGGTGAGTCTTTAAGCAAAATTGCAAAGCATTACTATGGTGATGCCATGAAGTACAACAAGATTTTTGATGCTAACACGAATATCCTAAAGAATCCGGATGTGATTCATCCTGATCAAGTTTTGGTCATCCCGAATATTTAA
- a CDS encoding serine hydrolase domain-containing protein yields MKNLIPILLLLLMLIGCSPKSQKNDSLLDEKIARIENGLQPNLQIQGDSIATYNIKERLSELGIPGVSIAVLKEGQIEWAKGYGVADISENRPVTSETMFLAGSISKPVAAIRAHQLAEEGKLSLDSNVNNYLTSWKLPDNEFTKKEKVTTRRILNHTAGLTVWGFPGYDKGDTIPSVAEVLDGKGNTDSVRVYKEPGESWMYSGGGYTIMQLMITDLERKSFPDLMQDNVLNPLGMTSSTFENPLSKRYHSIAATGYRDNGDEVEGKWPIYPEMAAAGLWTTPSQLILWAKEIQKIHQTKEDGLLKVGTVNEMLTPAMNNHGLGPVVNEHTFGHGGADEGFRANLVAWKEHPIAVVIMVNSDNGNIMQEILLSIAKEYKLPGVEPMTRKVVGKSIEERTPMVGTYTFPELGEASVSIKENGLEIDGEFTDEPIMLLPETDNTYFNRNSGTYYTFQFENGVVSGIRFWEYIGQKTK; encoded by the coding sequence ATGAAAAACCTTATTCCAATTCTTCTTCTTCTTTTAATGCTAATTGGTTGTTCGCCTAAATCCCAAAAAAATGATAGCCTTCTTGATGAAAAAATAGCTAGAATAGAAAATGGACTGCAACCCAATCTCCAAATCCAAGGGGATAGTATAGCGACCTACAACATCAAAGAAAGATTAAGTGAGCTAGGTATTCCCGGAGTAAGCATCGCTGTCCTAAAGGAAGGGCAAATTGAATGGGCAAAAGGTTATGGTGTTGCTGACATTTCAGAAAATCGTCCAGTGACGAGTGAAACAATGTTCTTAGCAGGATCAATTAGCAAACCAGTTGCCGCAATTCGTGCACACCAACTTGCGGAGGAGGGTAAGTTAAGTTTGGATTCAAATGTGAACAATTATCTAACTAGCTGGAAGCTACCTGACAATGAATTTACCAAAAAAGAAAAGGTAACCACTCGAAGAATACTGAATCATACTGCTGGATTAACAGTTTGGGGGTTCCCTGGCTACGATAAAGGTGATACAATACCTAGTGTAGCTGAAGTTTTGGATGGTAAGGGTAATACAGATTCAGTACGTGTATATAAGGAACCTGGTGAGAGTTGGATGTACTCTGGAGGAGGATACACTATCATGCAATTAATGATAACTGATCTTGAAAGAAAATCATTCCCTGACTTAATGCAAGACAATGTATTAAATCCTCTTGGAATGACATCCAGTACTTTTGAAAACCCACTATCTAAGCGGTACCATTCCATTGCTGCAACCGGTTACCGAGATAATGGTGATGAAGTAGAAGGTAAATGGCCAATATACCCTGAAATGGCCGCAGCTGGCCTCTGGACAACCCCATCACAACTCATACTCTGGGCTAAAGAAATCCAGAAAATCCATCAAACAAAGGAAGATGGGCTATTAAAAGTAGGGACAGTAAATGAAATGCTGACACCAGCAATGAACAATCATGGTCTTGGTCCTGTTGTGAACGAACATACTTTTGGGCATGGAGGAGCGGATGAAGGATTTAGAGCAAACTTGGTTGCATGGAAAGAACATCCGATTGCTGTAGTAATTATGGTCAATTCGGACAATGGCAACATCATGCAGGAAATCTTATTAAGTATTGCCAAAGAATACAAGTTGCCAGGGGTTGAACCTATGACCCGAAAAGTAGTTGGTAAATCGATTGAAGAACGTACACCAATGGTGGGCACTTACACATTTCCAGAACTGGGAGAAGCAAGTGTCTCCATAAAGGAAAATGGTTTAGAAATAGATGGAGAGTTTACGGATGAGCCCATAATGCTGCTTCCTGAAACTGATAATACGTATTTTAATAGAAATAGTGGAACTTATTATACTTTCCAATTTGAGAATGGAGTTGTTTCGGGAATTCGATTTTGGGAATACATCGGTCAAAAAACAAAGTAA
- a CDS encoding SRPBCC domain-containing protein, producing the protein MKTVIWKLNLQSDPNKVFNLLTTPEGRTKFWSEKATESEGVIHFTFPNGQTYQSQILKSIPNKEFHLDYFDSLVKFQLTQTETGGTDFTLINENIRASDFSEIHAGWISVLMNLKAVADFQCDLRNHDPTKTWDQGYVDN; encoded by the coding sequence ATGAAAACCGTTATTTGGAAATTGAATTTACAATCTGACCCAAACAAGGTTTTTAATTTGCTCACTACTCCAGAGGGAAGAACAAAGTTTTGGTCCGAAAAAGCAACTGAAAGTGAGGGTGTAATTCACTTCACATTTCCAAATGGTCAAACCTATCAAAGTCAAATTTTAAAGAGCATTCCCAACAAAGAATTCCATTTGGACTATTTTGACAGTTTGGTGAAGTTTCAATTAACGCAAACTGAAACCGGAGGAACAGATTTCACTTTAATTAATGAAAACATACGTGCAAGTGATTTTTCAGAGATACATGCCGGATGGATATCGGTATTGATGAACCTTAAGGCGGTAGCTGACTTTCAATGTGATTTAAGGAATCATGACCCTACAAAAACTTGGGACCAAGGGTATGTAGATAATTAA
- the cmk gene encoding (d)CMP kinase, giving the protein MKQITIAIDGYSSTGKSTLAKRLASALNYVYVDTGAMYRAVTLFALNNNYLGAKEDIPSFVKQLPNIKLTFVPNETSGLSEMYLNGQNVEKEIRTMKVSEQVSKIATIAEVRSKLVEMQQQMGEEKGIVMDGRDIGTVVFPNAELKIFMTASPETRAARRYKELLERGEEVTFEEVLNNVQKRDRIDSTREISPLKKAKDAIEFDNSDMGVEEQFERIYNFTQRIISAA; this is encoded by the coding sequence GTGAAGCAAATAACTATTGCCATAGACGGATATTCATCAACAGGTAAAAGCACTTTGGCCAAAAGGTTGGCTTCTGCTTTAAATTATGTTTATGTGGATACCGGAGCTATGTATCGTGCCGTAACACTTTTTGCTTTAAACAACAATTATTTAGGTGCCAAAGAGGATATTCCATCTTTCGTAAAGCAATTGCCAAATATTAAATTGACATTTGTTCCCAATGAGACTTCGGGTCTGTCAGAAATGTATTTGAATGGCCAAAATGTTGAAAAAGAAATCAGAACCATGAAGGTCTCTGAGCAGGTGAGTAAAATAGCAACAATTGCCGAAGTAAGAAGTAAGTTGGTTGAAATGCAACAACAAATGGGGGAGGAGAAAGGCATTGTAATGGATGGAAGGGATATTGGCACCGTTGTCTTTCCCAATGCTGAGCTGAAGATATTCATGACAGCCTCACCAGAAACGCGTGCCGCAAGACGCTATAAAGAACTTTTGGAGCGCGGGGAAGAGGTCACTTTTGAGGAAGTGCTCAACAATGTCCAAAAACGGGATAGGATAGATTCCACCCGTGAAATTTCTCCTTTAAAGAAAGCGAAGGATGCCATTGAGTTTGACAATAGTGATATGGGAGTGGAAGAACAGTTTGAGCGAATCTATAACTTTACGCAGCGAATTATTTCCGCAGCTTAG